Proteins found in one Pontibacter sp. SGAir0037 genomic segment:
- a CDS encoding exonuclease SbcCD subunit D C-terminal domain-containing protein, producing the protein MRILHTSDWHLGQRLVNLERTEEHQHFLDWLLQTIAQEQVEVLLISGDVFDNGAPSNTALKQYYNFLTKVCATCCRHIIITGGNHDSISTLNAPKELLDCFNIKVVGGATANPLDELLELQDAQGNLQLVVCAVPFLRDRDVRLSVPGETTAEREARIKQGIAAHYQAFVPHLQPYKKQAIPVVAMGHLFAAGGTASESEKEIHVGNLGQIGAEQFPEEFDYVALGHLHRPQQVNNRHHIRYSGSPIPLSFSEVTDKKVVFILDFEEGKLANLRELEIPASRKLVRFKGSLEKVKQQVIVFDNSPYCFPAWAEIQVELENPLPDLNQQLEEVLALQPELQLLIHRPPVIKSAKQTLEQQVAAIDLHTLGEKDVFLKRCESAFPDSDHSELVATFAELMELMEQEELNS; encoded by the coding sequence ATGCGCATTTTACACACCTCAGACTGGCACCTTGGCCAGCGTTTAGTTAACCTCGAAAGGACCGAAGAACACCAGCACTTTCTGGATTGGCTACTGCAAACTATAGCGCAGGAGCAGGTAGAGGTATTGCTTATATCGGGCGATGTATTTGACAATGGTGCCCCCTCCAATACAGCTCTGAAGCAGTATTACAATTTCCTGACGAAAGTATGCGCCACCTGTTGCCGCCACATCATTATAACAGGGGGTAACCACGATTCTATATCTACTTTGAATGCTCCTAAAGAGCTTTTAGATTGCTTTAACATAAAAGTAGTGGGAGGCGCTACAGCCAATCCGCTGGATGAACTGCTGGAGCTACAGGATGCACAGGGCAACCTGCAACTAGTGGTTTGCGCGGTTCCGTTTCTGCGCGACCGCGACGTGCGCCTTTCTGTTCCCGGCGAAACAACTGCAGAACGCGAGGCCCGCATTAAACAAGGTATAGCTGCCCATTACCAGGCTTTTGTGCCGCATCTGCAGCCTTACAAAAAACAAGCGATACCAGTTGTAGCCATGGGGCACTTGTTTGCAGCCGGAGGCACGGCCTCCGAAAGCGAAAAAGAAATTCATGTGGGTAATCTCGGGCAGATCGGGGCAGAACAGTTTCCGGAGGAGTTTGACTATGTAGCACTCGGGCACCTGCATCGCCCTCAGCAAGTAAATAATCGCCATCATATCCGCTACTCCGGCTCACCTATTCCGCTTAGCTTCAGCGAGGTTACAGATAAGAAAGTGGTTTTTATCCTGGATTTCGAAGAGGGAAAACTGGCAAACCTTCGTGAACTGGAAATACCAGCCAGCCGGAAACTGGTACGCTTTAAAGGCTCCCTGGAAAAAGTAAAGCAGCAGGTAATTGTTTTCGACAACAGCCCCTACTGTTTCCCCGCCTGGGCCGAAATACAGGTAGAACTGGAGAACCCCCTCCCCGACCTGAACCAGCAGTTGGAAGAAGTACTGGCCCTGCAACCAGAGCTACAGCTTCTCATCCACCGCCCGCCTGTTATTAAATCGGCCAAGCAAACGCTGGAGCAACAGGTAGCAGCCATTGACCTGCACACTCTGGGTGAGAAAGATGTGTTTCTGAAACGCTGCGAAAGCGCCTTCCCCGACAGCGACCACTCCGAACTGGTGGCTACTTTTGCCGAACTAATGGAGCTGATGGAACAGGAGGAGTTGAACAGTTAA
- a CDS encoding rhodanese-like domain-containing protein, whose translation MKIFIATILTYLLSFAPQQGTPEVKRLTAEAYKEQHARQKGAVLLDVRTPAEYTKGHLKKAKNVDFLAGEVDSAMHTWNKSDTYYIYCATGNRSGKAAKLLQEAGFEHVYNIGGYEDLEKAGIATRKEKKHKGE comes from the coding sequence ATGAAGATATTCATAGCAACCATACTCACATACCTGCTCTCTTTTGCACCACAGCAAGGAACTCCTGAGGTAAAGCGTTTAACAGCAGAAGCATATAAAGAGCAGCATGCCAGGCAAAAAGGAGCAGTGCTATTGGATGTTCGTACACCGGCTGAATACACCAAAGGCCATCTTAAAAAGGCCAAGAATGTTGATTTTCTGGCTGGTGAGGTAGATTCTGCCATGCACACCTGGAATAAATCAGACACCTACTATATTTATTGCGCTACCGGTAACCGGAGTGGTAAAGCAGCTAAATTATTGCAGGAAGCCGGATTTGAGCATGTATACAATATTGGTGGCTACGAAGACCTGGAAAAAGCGGGCATCGCCACCAGAAAGGAGAAGAAGCATAAGGGCGAGTAA
- a CDS encoding helix-turn-helix transcriptional regulator: MGTLKVRVDQKKLERSAYILKCLAHPVRISIIDLLEQSQQLTVSELQEALHIEQSLLSHHLINMRDKGILDTYRSGKNVYYSILDTNLTNIVSFLTR; the protein is encoded by the coding sequence ATGGGCACCTTAAAAGTTAGAGTTGATCAAAAGAAGTTGGAAAGGTCCGCTTATATCTTAAAATGCCTGGCGCACCCTGTGCGTATCAGCATTATAGATTTACTCGAACAAAGCCAACAGCTTACTGTAAGCGAATTACAGGAAGCACTGCATATAGAACAATCGCTGCTCTCTCACCACCTTATTAACATGCGCGATAAAGGCATCCTGGACACTTACCGGTCCGGAAAAAACGTGTATTATTCTATACTCGACACAAACCTGACCAATATTGTGAGCTTCCTTACCAGGTAA